One part of the Odontesthes bonariensis isolate fOdoBon6 chromosome 15, fOdoBon6.hap1, whole genome shotgun sequence genome encodes these proteins:
- the LOC142399949 gene encoding antiviral innate immune response effector IFIT1-like, with protein sequence MMSAAQSQSKLEALECHFTWGLDPKKNKILRLKGKLEDIGTEEGNCWLGHIYNLQGFIQYKLGSFEEARRLFSRATEALHQLRNTEEGPWLVVNYGNLAWLHHHLGEEDKSQDYLSKVEALIKKYPSPLQDELHPEILAEKAWTLMKFDKDKQLLAADYFQRAIRMKPDMVQWQTSRVVGLMSVHKHSDTDLEDVLEEIRMAREEDPENFYLAARDLHQRVRRGEQLEDEAHELAKKILINPVSSYSGMKPLVRLYRELKLYDDAIDVVEEALKKHPDEPYLKRCAALCYKWKITSSRDGRPNQRMLDRAIGLTEEVISLYPQASLSKKIDLAAIHAKSARGLTKADQIYKELLEADLDPPEKQLIYNGYARYLFYDRKDRQKSIRYNMKAAEIPHQGFYRQNSIKTLQKIAERGRDRMCREIQEFLANLQDSESE encoded by the coding sequence TGCTGCTCAGAGTCAGTCCAAACTGGAAGCCCTGGAGTGTCACTTCACCTGGGGGCTGGACcccaaaaagaacaaaattCTCCGTCTAAAGGGTAAGCTGGAGGACATCGGCACAGAGGAAGGAAACTGCTGGCTGGGTCACATTTACAACCTGCAGGGGTTCATCCAATACAAGTTGGGCTCCTTTGAAGAGGCCCGACGTCTCTTCAGCAGGGCCACGGAGGCCTTACACCAGCTGAGAAACACAGAGGAGGGTCCCTGGTTGGTGGTGAACTACGGGAACCTGGCATGGCTGCACCATCATCTGGGCGAAGAGGATAAAAGTCAAGATTACCTGTCAAAGGTGGAAGCCCTGATAAAGAAATACCCATCTCCACTACAGGATGAGCTCCACCCAGAGATCTTAGCAGAGAAGGCCTGGACTCTGATGAAGTTTGACAAAGACAAGCAGCTGCTGGCAGCAGATTACTTCCAGAGAGCCATCAGGATGAAGCCAGACATGGTGCAGTGGCAGACCAGCCGGGTGGTGGGGTTGATGAGTGTTCATAAGCACAGTGACACAGACCTGGAGGACGTCTTGGAGGAGATCAGAATGGCCAGAGAGGAGGATCCAGAGAACTTTTACCTCGCTGCTCGTGACCTGCACCAACGTGTCAGGAGAGGAGAGCAACTTGAAGATGAGGCACACGAGTTGGCAAAAAAGATTTTAATCAATCCTGTCAGCAGCTACAGCGGCATGAAACCACTGGTGAGGCTGTACAGAGAACTCAAGCTCTATGATGATGCCATTGATGTGGTAGAGGAGGCGCTGAAGAAGCATCCAGATGAGCCCTACCTGAAGAGGTGTGCTGCACTCTGCTACAAATGGAAAATCACTTCTTCCAGAGACGGCCGCCCAAATCAAAGAATGCTTGACAGAGCCATCGGTTTGACTGAGGAGGTGATCTCTCTTTACCCTCAAGCTTCATTATCCAAGAAGATCGACCTGGCAGCAATACATGCAAAGTCAGCTCGGGGCCTGACGAAAGCCGATCAGATATACAAGGAGCTGCTGGAGGCAGATCTGGACCCTCCAGAAAAACAGCTGATCTACAACGGCTACGCAAGATACTTGTTCTATGATCGAAAAGACAGACAGAAGTCGATTCGGTATAACATGAAGGCAGCAGAGATACCTCACCAGGGCTTCTACAGgcagaacagcatcaaaacgCTGCAGAAGATCGCAGAGCGAGGCAGGGACAGAATGTGCAGAGAAATCCAGGAGTTTCTGGCAAATCTGCAAGATTCTGAGTCTGAGTGA